One genomic segment of Bradyrhizobium diazoefficiens includes these proteins:
- a CDS encoding response regulator transcription factor: MSEQGETGEAITILLVEDDAPTCWRLQDALAKAGYDVRSAGTLNEARQALNGGAPRVLLTDLRLPDGHGVELIRETRQRFPDTEIMVISALGDEESVISAITVGATGYLLKDAFPTDIATTVRDLVAGHSPISASIARFIVRRTQGAAQNSAEPPPGPVLNTARLTPREIDILWGIAKGFSYAEIASHLGLSRQTVPGHIKNIYRKLEVHTRSEAVFEAVQQGLIKL; this comes from the coding sequence ATGAGCGAACAGGGCGAGACGGGTGAGGCCATCACCATCCTCCTCGTCGAGGACGACGCGCCGACCTGCTGGCGGCTCCAGGACGCGCTGGCCAAGGCCGGCTACGACGTGCGCAGCGCCGGCACGCTGAACGAGGCGCGGCAGGCCCTGAACGGCGGCGCACCGCGGGTGCTGCTGACCGATCTCAGGCTGCCCGACGGTCACGGCGTCGAGCTGATCCGCGAGACAAGGCAGCGCTTTCCCGACACCGAGATCATGGTGATCTCGGCGCTCGGCGACGAGGAAAGCGTGATCTCCGCGATCACGGTCGGCGCCACCGGCTATCTGCTCAAGGACGCCTTCCCGACCGACATCGCCACCACCGTGCGCGATCTCGTCGCCGGCCATTCGCCGATCTCGGCCTCGATCGCCCGTTTCATCGTCCGTAGAACGCAAGGTGCCGCGCAGAATTCGGCGGAGCCGCCGCCCGGACCCGTGCTCAACACGGCCAGACTGACGCCCCGGGAGATCGACATCCTCTGGGGCATCGCCAAGGGCTTCAGCTACGCCGAGATCGCCAGCCATCTCGGCCTGTCCCGGCAGACCGTGCCCGGCCACATCAAGAACATCTATCGCAAGCTCGAGGTGCACACGCGCAGCGAAGCGGTGTTCGAGGCGGTGCAGCAGGGCCTGATCAAGCTGTGA
- a CDS encoding cysteine rich repeat-containing protein yields the protein MKTSVLAALLLAAAILPAAAQSGPTPQEQMACRSDASKFCAEHIGKPPQMNACLRENKSKLSDSCRKVVESHGG from the coding sequence ATGAAGACTTCGGTTCTTGCCGCGCTGCTGCTCGCCGCCGCCATCCTGCCCGCTGCCGCGCAATCCGGTCCGACGCCGCAGGAGCAGATGGCCTGCCGCAGCGACGCCAGCAAATTCTGCGCCGAGCATATCGGCAAGCCGCCGCAGATGAATGCGTGCCTGCGCGAGAACAAGTCGAAGCTCTCCGACAGCTGCCGCAAGGTCGTGGAGTCGCACGGCGGCTGA
- a CDS encoding FABP family protein, which produces MLPIPADIFTEPEDVSPDGLANLGPLRRLAGTWQADKGIDINPKAEGPERRTFIEHIRMDPIDPQANGPQLFYGLRYHIHINTPEEDITFHDQVGYWLWEPATGLIMQTLAIPRGQVLLASGKAGPGDRTISVAAKRGDTAYGICSTDFLEQAFRTDAYRCDITFNEDGSWTYLIQTELFVRGAPFNHHDSNTLKLVAPPKLNPLAAIVNDRTKGGPAA; this is translated from the coding sequence ATGCTCCCCATTCCCGCCGACATCTTCACCGAGCCCGAGGACGTCTCGCCCGACGGGCTTGCCAATCTCGGCCCGCTGCGGCGCCTTGCCGGCACCTGGCAGGCGGACAAGGGCATCGACATCAATCCGAAGGCGGAGGGGCCGGAGCGGCGGACCTTCATCGAGCACATCCGGATGGACCCGATCGATCCGCAAGCCAACGGGCCGCAGCTGTTCTATGGCCTGCGCTATCACATCCACATCAACACGCCCGAGGAGGACATCACCTTCCATGACCAGGTCGGCTACTGGCTGTGGGAGCCCGCGACCGGGCTGATCATGCAGACCTTGGCGATCCCGCGCGGGCAGGTGCTGCTTGCCTCGGGCAAGGCCGGGCCGGGTGACAGGACGATCTCCGTCGCGGCCAAGCGCGGCGACACCGCCTACGGGATCTGCTCGACCGATTTCCTGGAACAGGCGTTTCGTACCGATGCCTATCGTTGCGACATCACCTTCAACGAGGACGGAAGCTGGACCTATCTGATCCAGACCGAGTTGTTCGTCCGCGGTGCGCCGTTCAATCACCACGACAGCAACACGCTCAAGCTGGTCGCGCCGCCCAAGCTCAATCCGCTCGCGGCGATCGTCAACGATCGCACCAAGGGCGGGCCGGCGGCCTGA
- a CDS encoding flavin monoamine oxidase family protein — translation MSDKPEHIIVVGAGAAGLMAAREVARAGRTVTILEARERCGGRIHSLPASEFGYPADGGAEFVHGEANVTRALLREAGLSLQEIEGTQWSFDGAKFSREDRHDPHEAELHSVLSALKDDLTLAEFLRRHFAGDKYARLRHSVERMVEGYDAADPARASTLALREEWMDGGRRVQARINGGYGALIEFLAAECRKDGAAIRFGCVVSGIEEKGGGVAVRCAGSDVHGCDRVILTVPLPLLRDIALPAAARAKAAAADDIGFGNVIKILLRFARPWWRERNQDLADMTFLLSDEAVPVWWTRYPDQRPVLTGWFGGPRTAELQSLDPQGLIDAGIESLAAIFGLSREDIARDLVAAAATNWAHDCFARGAYSWATPRTRAAQAMLARADGPVLLSGEALYRGRDMGTVEAALASGLETAEMILRG, via the coding sequence ATGTCGGACAAGCCGGAGCACATCATCGTCGTCGGCGCCGGCGCGGCCGGATTAATGGCGGCGCGCGAGGTCGCCCGTGCGGGCCGGACAGTGACGATCCTGGAGGCGCGCGAGCGCTGCGGCGGGCGCATTCATTCGCTGCCGGCCTCGGAGTTCGGCTACCCCGCCGATGGCGGCGCCGAATTCGTCCACGGCGAGGCGAACGTCACGCGCGCGCTGCTGCGTGAGGCCGGACTGTCGCTGCAGGAGATCGAAGGCACGCAATGGAGCTTTGACGGCGCCAAGTTCTCGCGCGAGGATCGTCACGATCCGCATGAGGCGGAGCTTCATTCTGTACTCAGCGCGCTGAAGGACGACCTCACGCTCGCCGAATTCCTGCGCCGCCATTTCGCCGGCGACAAATATGCGCGGCTGCGCCATTCGGTCGAACGGATGGTCGAGGGCTATGATGCTGCCGACCCCGCGCGCGCCTCGACCCTGGCGCTGCGCGAGGAATGGATGGATGGCGGGCGCCGCGTGCAGGCGCGCATCAATGGCGGTTACGGCGCGCTGATCGAATTTCTGGCGGCCGAGTGCCGCAAGGACGGCGCCGCGATCCGCTTTGGCTGCGTGGTGTCGGGTATCGAAGAGAAGGGCGGCGGCGTGGCGGTTCGCTGCGCCGGCAGCGACGTGCATGGCTGCGATCGCGTGATCCTCACCGTGCCGCTGCCTTTGCTGCGCGACATCGCCCTGCCCGCAGCCGCACGCGCGAAGGCTGCGGCTGCCGACGACATCGGTTTCGGCAACGTCATCAAGATCCTTCTGCGGTTTGCGCGGCCATGGTGGCGCGAGCGCAACCAGGATCTCGCGGACATGACCTTCCTGCTCTCGGACGAGGCAGTCCCGGTGTGGTGGACGCGATATCCGGATCAGCGTCCGGTGCTCACCGGCTGGTTCGGCGGCCCGCGCACGGCGGAGCTGCAAAGCCTCGATCCGCAGGGACTGATCGATGCGGGCATCGAGTCGCTCGCCGCCATCTTCGGCCTGTCGCGCGAGGATATCGCGCGCGACCTCGTGGCGGCCGCGGCCACCAACTGGGCGCACGATTGCTTCGCCCGCGGCGCCTATTCCTGGGCGACACCACGCACGCGCGCGGCGCAGGCGATGCTCGCGCGCGCCGATGGGCCTGTGCTGCTCTCCGGCGAAGCGCTCTATCGCGGCCGCGACATGGGGACGGTCGAGGCGGCGCTGGCGAGCGGGCTGGAGACGGCGGAGATGATCCTGCGGGGATAG
- a CDS encoding disulfide bond formation protein B — protein MTTQSAAIPAFRPAASGPALTASALVTLIAAATIAGAWFFQLVLEILPCPLCLEQRYAYYLAIPVGVLTVLAARSGAPRSLLLAGLAILALATLANAGLGTYHAGVEWGLWKGPTDCSGPVVNLGNAADLLSKLDTVKVVRCDEVQWRFLGLSLAGYNVLVSLLMAAIAAWGFVATAKMRPGPSTAPGRTARHIPPRRSTR, from the coding sequence GTGACCACCCAGAGTGCCGCAATACCTGCATTCAGGCCTGCTGCGAGCGGTCCCGCGCTGACCGCCTCGGCGCTCGTCACGTTGATCGCCGCAGCGACCATCGCAGGCGCCTGGTTCTTCCAGCTCGTGCTGGAGATCCTGCCCTGTCCGCTGTGTCTCGAGCAGCGCTATGCCTACTATCTCGCGATCCCAGTCGGTGTGCTGACAGTGCTCGCGGCGCGGAGCGGCGCGCCGCGGTCGCTGCTGCTCGCAGGGCTCGCGATCCTCGCGCTGGCGACGCTCGCCAATGCCGGGCTCGGCACCTACCATGCCGGCGTCGAATGGGGTCTTTGGAAGGGGCCGACCGACTGCTCCGGTCCGGTCGTCAATCTCGGCAACGCCGCCGATCTGCTGTCGAAGCTGGACACCGTGAAGGTGGTGCGCTGCGACGAGGTGCAGTGGCGCTTCCTCGGCCTCTCGCTCGCTGGCTACAACGTGCTGGTCTCGCTGCTGATGGCCGCGATCGCCGCGTGGGGATTTGTGGCGACGGCGAAGATGCGACCTGGACCTTCGACCGCACCGGGCCGGACGGCGAGGCACATTCCGCCGAGGAGATCCACGCGATGA
- a CDS encoding RibD family protein, with product MKPYVICLMHSSLDGRTHPSRWRPKGAGTDWFEKIHDELGADAWVIGRVTGSEFARGKPYPASGETFPRKHWFAWGDAEKPDVKNYGVVLDAQGKIAWGRSDIGGDPIVVVLTEGVPDSHLAGLRGEGVSYVFAGRSEIDLTLTLDILNRELGVKRLLVEGGGVANGAFLRAGLIDEFNLILSPAIDGATGAPFVFDSTDADGDKRAPITAMTLESTRELGGGVLLLRYLIKNDPQAVAT from the coding sequence ATGAAGCCTTACGTCATCTGTCTGATGCACTCCAGCCTGGACGGCCGGACCCATCCGAGCCGCTGGCGGCCGAAGGGCGCCGGCACCGACTGGTTCGAGAAGATCCACGATGAGCTCGGCGCGGATGCCTGGGTGATCGGCCGCGTCACCGGCTCGGAGTTCGCCAGGGGCAAGCCCTATCCGGCGTCCGGCGAGACGTTTCCGCGCAAACACTGGTTCGCCTGGGGCGATGCCGAGAAACCGGATGTGAAGAACTATGGCGTCGTCCTCGACGCCCAGGGCAAGATCGCCTGGGGGCGATCCGATATCGGCGGCGATCCGATCGTCGTGGTGCTCACCGAGGGCGTGCCGGACTCGCATCTGGCCGGGCTCCGCGGCGAGGGCGTGTCCTACGTCTTCGCTGGCAGGTCCGAAATCGACCTGACGCTGACGCTGGACATCCTCAATCGCGAGCTTGGGGTGAAGCGTCTCTTGGTGGAGGGCGGCGGCGTCGCCAATGGCGCGTTCCTGCGCGCGGGCCTGATCGACGAATTCAACCTGATCCTCAGCCCGGCGATCGATGGCGCGACAGGCGCGCCCTTCGTGTTCGATTCAACTGACGCGGATGGCGACAAGCGCGCACCGATCACGGCGATGACGCTGGAGAGCACGCGGGAGCTCGGCGGCGGCGTCCTGCTGCTGCGCTATCTGATCAAGAACGATCCGCAAGCCGTGGCGACGTAA
- a CDS encoding patatin-like phospholipase family protein encodes MPSPVVAEALEPVRTDIADNGDVLLDELRAIEQRRALLAASDGAPPPAHAPAHAPDTPLDQKLEAFVAKAADLDLSALCLSGGGIRSAAFALGVVQGLAARKILRRFDYLSTVSGGGYTGAMLTAWVQRAGYDDVEKELVDHPKSHATISPLQHLRRYSSYLSPSAGLLSTDMLALVALYVRNLLLNWFVLIPILMAVIIALKWVTQWAWTFEAGATEVAMFGLLAVALAGTSMVDSLQQRPGWGDESSSRSRFLVLELLPTLVAGVLISVAALKIYQQSEAHAAVEGGSWLLKLLTGLKWYGNVSVVAAGTYFVAAVLALSFSPPRAGKDDDKSTSENIRTGDLHKGVLHRGILIVLALTASGALVGLLLARIIEAIGAPSPGVTDGAVSPVKVFLLMCLGPSVFMTAVFLAELLYCALTGKVSWGDAEREWLGRAAGYHARAAVFWSLAFAVVYLGSYGINYLYRESVTSLSGLLASGGMAGVVASLVGKSSSTMAVFKKGYATLASRSLNVVLAVAATAFIIVLTSVLSTAVDWLILPERKALWFDEKHAVLWPLFWVLFWTALVGAVASWFVNTNRFSLHGVYRNRLIRTFLGASKENRKPNAFTDFYERDNLNLSELWPNATSGDKEKTPPQYLVQNIAMNIIATRELAWQERKAMSFVVTPWWCGCGDQNSESQVMRADLSGASGCYRPAKSYGGGISVGTSMAISGAAASPNMGYHSSPALSLLLTFFNVRLGAWLGNPNTAGKSTWRHAGPRIAGWPMIQEALGLTDGTKGYVYLSDGGHFDNLGLYEMVRRRCRLIIISDAGCDPDFGFEDLGNACRKISIDQDIDIEFEALKMVSRKTPPVEGPYFAVARVKYRDPGAKEGILVYIKPNFQGIEPISVRSYALKATLFPHESTADQFFGESQFEAYRALGRFAIDHIDGAPGKTYPDVTAFVTEIRAHAAKAAPASAQPPATDRDTGTLDT; translated from the coding sequence ATGCCGTCGCCCGTTGTCGCCGAAGCCCTTGAGCCGGTTCGCACGGATATTGCCGATAATGGCGATGTGCTGCTGGATGAGTTGCGTGCGATCGAGCAGCGGCGCGCTCTGCTTGCGGCGTCCGACGGCGCGCCGCCGCCCGCCCACGCACCGGCGCACGCTCCGGACACCCCGCTGGACCAAAAGCTCGAGGCGTTCGTCGCCAAGGCTGCAGACCTCGATTTGTCGGCCCTGTGTCTGTCGGGCGGCGGCATTCGCAGCGCTGCGTTCGCGCTCGGCGTGGTGCAGGGGCTCGCCGCGCGCAAGATCCTGCGGAGATTCGATTACCTCTCCACGGTGTCTGGCGGCGGATACACCGGCGCCATGCTGACGGCCTGGGTGCAGCGCGCCGGTTACGACGATGTCGAGAAGGAACTTGTCGATCATCCCAAAAGCCACGCGACGATCTCCCCATTGCAGCATCTGCGCCGGTACAGCAGCTACCTGTCGCCGAGCGCAGGATTGCTCTCGACCGACATGCTGGCGCTGGTTGCGCTCTATGTTCGAAACCTGCTGCTGAACTGGTTCGTGCTGATTCCCATCTTGATGGCGGTGATCATCGCGCTAAAATGGGTGACGCAATGGGCCTGGACGTTCGAGGCCGGCGCCACGGAGGTGGCGATGTTCGGCCTGTTGGCCGTGGCTCTTGCCGGCACCTCGATGGTCGATTCCCTGCAACAGCGGCCGGGCTGGGGCGACGAATCCTCCAGCCGCTCGCGCTTCCTCGTGCTCGAACTGCTGCCGACGCTTGTCGCCGGGGTGCTGATCAGCGTTGCCGCACTGAAGATCTATCAGCAATCGGAGGCTCATGCGGCCGTCGAGGGCGGCAGCTGGCTGCTGAAGCTTCTGACGGGACTCAAATGGTACGGCAATGTCTCGGTGGTCGCCGCCGGCACCTACTTCGTTGCCGCGGTACTCGCCCTATCCTTCTCACCGCCGCGTGCCGGCAAGGACGATGACAAATCGACCTCGGAGAATATCCGCACAGGAGATCTGCATAAGGGCGTCCTGCACAGGGGCATATTGATCGTATTGGCGCTGACGGCCTCGGGTGCCCTTGTCGGTCTGCTGCTTGCCAGAATCATCGAAGCCATCGGTGCGCCGTCGCCGGGAGTGACCGATGGGGCGGTGTCGCCGGTCAAGGTGTTCCTGTTGATGTGCCTTGGACCGTCGGTGTTCATGACCGCGGTGTTTCTCGCCGAGCTGCTTTACTGTGCGCTGACCGGCAAGGTGTCCTGGGGCGATGCCGAGCGGGAGTGGCTGGGCAGGGCGGCCGGCTATCACGCCCGCGCGGCGGTGTTCTGGTCGCTGGCGTTTGCCGTGGTCTATCTTGGTTCGTACGGCATCAACTATCTCTACAGGGAGTCGGTCACCTCGCTCAGCGGCTTGCTTGCAAGCGGCGGGATGGCCGGCGTGGTCGCAAGCCTGGTCGGCAAATCGTCATCGACCATGGCCGTGTTCAAGAAGGGCTATGCGACCCTTGCCAGCCGATCGCTCAACGTCGTCCTCGCGGTGGCGGCGACCGCGTTCATCATCGTCCTGACGAGCGTCCTTTCCACCGCGGTCGACTGGCTTATCCTGCCCGAGCGCAAGGCGCTCTGGTTCGACGAAAAGCACGCCGTGCTCTGGCCGCTGTTCTGGGTGCTGTTCTGGACGGCCCTCGTCGGTGCAGTCGCGTCATGGTTCGTCAACACCAACCGCTTCTCGCTTCATGGTGTCTATCGCAACCGGCTGATCAGGACGTTTCTCGGGGCTTCGAAAGAGAACCGCAAACCCAATGCGTTCACGGATTTCTACGAGAGGGACAACCTCAATCTGAGCGAGCTCTGGCCCAACGCCACGTCCGGCGACAAGGAGAAGACTCCGCCGCAATATCTCGTGCAGAACATCGCGATGAACATCATCGCGACCCGCGAGCTGGCGTGGCAGGAGCGCAAGGCGATGTCCTTCGTCGTGACGCCATGGTGGTGCGGGTGCGGGGACCAGAACAGCGAATCGCAGGTCATGCGCGCCGATCTCTCCGGCGCCTCGGGCTGCTACCGGCCCGCGAAAAGCTATGGTGGAGGTATCAGCGTCGGAACCTCGATGGCGATCTCCGGCGCAGCCGCAAGCCCCAACATGGGCTATCATTCCTCGCCCGCCCTCAGCCTGTTACTGACTTTCTTCAATGTCCGTCTCGGTGCCTGGCTCGGCAATCCCAACACTGCCGGAAAGAGCACCTGGCGGCACGCCGGGCCCAGGATCGCCGGCTGGCCGATGATCCAGGAGGCGCTGGGATTGACCGACGGGACAAAGGGGTACGTCTATCTTTCCGACGGTGGGCATTTCGACAATCTCGGTCTCTACGAGATGGTTCGGCGCCGCTGCCGGCTGATCATCATCAGCGACGCCGGTTGCGATCCGGATTTCGGCTTCGAGGATCTCGGCAACGCGTGCCGGAAGATCTCGATCGATCAGGACATCGACATCGAGTTCGAGGCGCTGAAGATGGTCTCCCGCAAGACGCCGCCGGTCGAAGGGCCCTATTTCGCGGTCGCCAGGGTCAAGTACCGCGATCCCGGTGCCAAGGAGGGGATCCTTGTCTACATCAAGCCGAACTTCCAGGGCATCGAGCCGATCTCGGTTCGCAGCTACGCCCTGAAGGCAACGTTATTCCCGCACGAAAGCACGGCGGACCAGTTCTTCGGCGAGTCCCAATTCGAAGCCTATCGCGCGCTCGGCCGCTTTGCGATCGACCATATCGATGGTGCGCCGGGCAAGACCTATCCGGACGTGACCGCGTTCGTCACGGAGATCAGGGCGCACGCCGCCAAGGCGGCACCGGCATCAGCACAGCCGCCCGCGACTGATCGCGACACCGGCACTTTGGACACTTGA
- a CDS encoding sensor histidine kinase, with amino-acid sequence MSEVAATAPVKPARRRLLTARLVPYLLLQGLIVVATILGLRLLQPSDPDDYGVAAFSLREDGVTRPVTLPHFTSSRYSLADPPLYTGTFTFRSGDAASGWSVYLPRFSNAVEVAVNGVIVLDSRRDANANRPDRNTPQIALIPASLLRDGSNEIAVRLFVWGPLKGFLDTVYIGPDTALRPAYETRTLLFVTLQVVFSAWQSILAVILAIMWLMRRREPVYGVLAVAMVLGVIQAFMPPPVPPATVPRLAAVLLASAPIESALIVAFGVLFFGWRWPRYGALLFAPGLIVFVVGLLAGPPLPRILFLVLGVPTVGLSLFLMACVTAAAVVRRQDAASITIGCAVTIVLTCWVHDMLSVFELVTNERIFVSRLSYSAMLVAIGAGLTWRFARALNQVDSFAGQLVTRVREAEDRLKASFAREEARARTATLANERTRLMRDLHDGLGGQLISIVALSERGHGGATITDAARAALKDLRLVIDSMDDIGGDLMLALGSWRERATAQLRPHDIALDWRVATPQGLPLHPELRPWHVIQIVRILDEAVTNAIKHAHAGHITVTIETLDTGQGPYGVISVTDDGCGFALAGNDAAAGATQTARGLRNMRSRAARCGAVLDLSSEGSGTRVRLQLPQIFPDSDAATG; translated from the coding sequence GTGAGCGAGGTCGCGGCGACGGCACCGGTCAAACCCGCGCGGCGCCGGCTGCTGACCGCGCGCCTCGTGCCTTATCTGCTGCTCCAGGGGCTGATCGTGGTCGCCACCATTCTCGGACTGCGGCTGCTCCAGCCCAGCGATCCCGACGATTATGGCGTAGCTGCCTTCTCGTTGCGGGAGGACGGCGTGACGCGTCCCGTGACGCTGCCGCATTTCACCTCGTCGCGCTATTCGCTGGCGGACCCGCCGCTCTATACCGGCACCTTCACCTTCAGAAGCGGCGATGCGGCGTCGGGGTGGTCGGTCTATCTGCCGCGCTTCAGCAACGCGGTGGAGGTTGCCGTCAATGGCGTCATCGTGCTCGACTCCCGCCGCGATGCCAACGCCAACCGGCCGGACCGCAACACGCCGCAGATCGCGCTCATTCCCGCCTCGCTGCTGCGCGACGGCAGCAACGAGATCGCCGTGCGGCTGTTCGTCTGGGGACCGCTGAAGGGGTTTCTCGACACCGTCTATATCGGACCGGATACGGCCTTGCGTCCCGCCTATGAGACACGCACGCTGCTGTTCGTGACCCTGCAGGTGGTGTTCTCCGCCTGGCAGTCGATCCTCGCCGTCATCCTCGCGATCATGTGGCTGATGCGGCGACGCGAACCGGTCTATGGCGTGCTGGCCGTTGCAATGGTGCTCGGCGTCATCCAGGCATTCATGCCGCCGCCGGTACCGCCGGCCACCGTGCCGCGGCTCGCCGCGGTACTGCTCGCGTCTGCGCCGATCGAGAGCGCGCTGATCGTCGCCTTCGGCGTGCTGTTCTTCGGCTGGCGCTGGCCGCGCTACGGCGCGCTGCTGTTCGCGCCGGGGCTGATCGTGTTCGTGGTCGGACTGCTCGCGGGCCCGCCGCTGCCGCGCATTCTGTTCCTGGTGCTCGGCGTCCCCACGGTCGGCCTCAGCCTCTTTCTGATGGCCTGCGTCACGGCGGCCGCGGTGGTGCGGCGGCAGGATGCGGCAAGCATCACCATCGGCTGCGCCGTGACCATCGTGCTGACCTGCTGGGTCCACGACATGCTGTCGGTGTTCGAGCTTGTGACCAACGAGCGCATCTTCGTCTCGCGCCTGTCCTACTCGGCGATGCTGGTGGCGATCGGCGCCGGCCTGACCTGGCGCTTTGCCCGCGCGCTGAACCAGGTCGACAGCTTCGCCGGTCAGCTCGTGACTCGCGTGCGCGAGGCCGAGGACCGGCTGAAGGCGAGCTTTGCCCGCGAGGAAGCGCGCGCCCGCACCGCCACGCTCGCCAACGAGCGCACGCGCCTGATGCGCGACCTGCATGACGGCCTCGGCGGCCAGCTCATCAGCATCGTTGCACTATCCGAGCGCGGCCATGGAGGCGCGACCATCACCGATGCGGCGCGTGCGGCGCTGAAGGACCTGCGCCTCGTCATCGATTCCATGGACGACATCGGCGGCGACCTGATGCTCGCGCTCGGCTCCTGGCGCGAGCGCGCGACGGCGCAACTGCGGCCGCACGACATCGCGCTCGATTGGCGCGTGGCGACGCCGCAGGGCCTGCCGCTGCATCCCGAGCTGCGGCCCTGGCACGTCATCCAGATCGTGCGCATCCTCGACGAGGCCGTGACCAATGCCATCAAGCACGCGCACGCCGGCCACATCACCGTGACCATCGAGACACTCGACACTGGTCAGGGACCCTATGGCGTGATCAGCGTAACGGACGACGGCTGCGGTTTTGCGCTCGCCGGCAATGACGCAGCCGCGGGCGCTACTCAGACCGCACGGGGCCTGCGCAACATGAGAAGCCGCGCCGCACGCTGCGGCGCCGTGCTCGATCTGAGCTCGGAGGGCTCCGGCACGCGCGTGCGGCTGCAATTGCCGCAAATCTTTCCCGACAGCGACGCCGCTACCGGCTGA